From Myotis daubentonii chromosome 7, mMyoDau2.1, whole genome shotgun sequence, a single genomic window includes:
- the ITM2C gene encoding integral membrane protein 2C — protein MVKISFQPAVAGIKGDKADKASASASASASASASAPAAEILLTPAREERPPYHRHKKGGSVGSVCYLSMGMVVLLMGLVFASVYIYRYFFLAQLARDNFFHCGVFYEDSLSSQARTRMELEEDVKIYLEDNYERINVPVPQFGGGDPADIIHDFQRGLTAYHDISLDKCYVIELNTTIVLPPRNFWELLMNVKRGTYLPQTYIIQEEMVVTEHVSDKETLGSFIYHLCSGKDTYRLRRRATRRRINKRGAKNCNAIRHFENTFVVETLICGVV, from the exons ATGGTGAAGATCAGCTTCCAGCCCGCCGTGGCCGGCATCAAAGGCGACAAGGCCGACAAGGCTTCGGCCTCcgcctcggcctcggcctcggcctccgCCTCCGCTCCGGCCGCTGAGATCCTGCTGACGCCGGCTCGG GAGGAGCGGCCCCCCTACCACCGCCACAAGAAGGGGGGCTCCGTGGGCAGCGTGTGCTACCTGTCGATGGGCATGGTGGTGCTGCTCATGGGCCTCGTGTTCGCCTCCGTCTACATCTACAGATACTTCTTT CTTGCTCAGCTGGCCCGAGACAACTTCTTCCACTGCGGCGTCTTCTACGAGGACTCCCTGTCCTCCCAGGCCCGCACGCggatggagctggaggaggaCGTGAAGATTTACCTCGAAGATAACTACGAGCGCATCAACGTGCCAGTGCCCCAGTTTGGTGGCGGCGACCCTGCAGACATCATCCACGACTTCCAGCGG ggTCTGACCGCCTACCATGACATCTCCCTGGACAAGTGCTATGTCATCGAGCTCAACACCACCATCGTGCTGCCCCCTCGCAACTTCTGGGAGCTCCTCATGAACGTGAAG AGAGGCACCTACCTGCCACAGACGTACATCATCCAGGAGGAGATGGTGGTCACGGAGCACGTCAGCGACAAGGAGACCCTGGGCTCCTTCATCTACCACCTGTGCAGCGGCAAGGACACCTACCGGCTGCGGCGCCGGGCAACGCGGAGGC GAATCAACAAGCGCGGGGCCAAGAACTGCAACGCCATCCGCCACTTCGAGAACACCTTCGTGGTGGAGACGCTCATCTGCGGGGTGGTGTGa